GTCAATACTTTCTCTATTCATCGTTGTTTGTATGAGAAGGTGCATGCTAGGCACCTTGTTATGCGTTGAAGTTTTATTAGTTTTCTGTTTCATAATCTTAATTTGCATTGGCAAGACGGTCATAAACTTGAGATGACTAAGAATTAATATTATCCGTAATAGGATGTAACCTATATGTTTTGaggtaataaaaattaatttattgcatCAAGTGACCAATCAGCGATGAAAAAGTTTCCCAGTTCCAGCGATCAAGCGCGTCATGCATGAGTCAACATCATGGACACCGCATCCATCCGCACGTTCTTACAAACAACGCCACGGAGCACTACTCCATACAACAATCCAACACTGCAATCCAAGTGTTCCGAGTCACAGATTTCACTGCGACGGCGAGTCGGGCGCGTTGACAACACGCGCGCATTCCGATTCACGTCACGTTTGCCCGCGTCCGTGCGAATACCCGCCAAAAGTGAGGTGATCACTCAGTGGAATGGGGGGGAGGCACCTCAGACGTCCAAACGGCATGCGACGTAGTGCGCGACTGCCGATCGAGGCGGGGCGGGTGCGACGTACGCCACTCGCAGGTTATCGTGAGCCGACTACACAGATAATGATGTCAAAAGTGGATCGGACTAATGCTCTCTATTATGTTGTAAACGTTCCAAATAATCCGGTGTTGCAGCGTCAGCCTCGCTCGCTTCCTTAAGCATTCAAGCCGATCGTTCAACGGGAATGACACGGCGTTATCTTGATAATCAAATCAATTACGATAACTTGTAGCactctatttattattttcttctatAGTCGCTTTAATTACGTTCCCATTGTCCAATACTTAAATAAGAAGTGCAGTAATATAATCCTCGCAACTTTGGGGGGGTTATGGTGGTGTAGGAAGACCAAGATGTTCCCCCAATAATCAGAAGCCAGGCTCCAGCACTCAATCGGTTTAATTAGCACTATTAAAACTATTACAGACGTACttgctaatttaaaattacgtgCATGCGTTTTCGCGCGCTAGACAGACGTGGACACAGGGACGGTATTGGAAGCCACTAGGCAGGCCCTCGGCCGCAGCGCGCCGCGGCTCGGGGCCGCGGCGCGGTGCGGCGGGGGCAGGCGCAAGTCGCCTGACCGGTTCCCCGATCAGCTGGCACGCGTGTGTGCGTTGCGTCAATGGCTGATAATATGCACACAGATGCCGCGCGGCAAaactaatattaggtatctaaattatcttattaaatatgtacaattgatttttatttatatgtaatgtAGCCCACATATCACCCTCCTCCAGAGACCGTCAAGGGCGATAGAAGTCTGTAAATTTTACTTGACGGCCGGAGCGAGTGACTTTGGGAGCTACGTcgggtaggtatgtatgtgtgCTGGCGGGCAGAGAGGCCGGTGTAGGTAGATTGTAAGGAGTTGTTACCTTATTTCCTGACTCTTTTTCGTCCGCTAGTATATATGCCGGCTTGAGTCGGTCGATGGAAACGGTGGTGATTTTACCTTTTATGAGAAGGGTGAATGCTTTATTTCCTCGTTCTACGACCTTGTGTGGACCCGTATAGGCTGGCTGAAGAGGGCAACGCGAAGCGTCTTCACGAACGAAGACGTATTCGGCAGTCGCCagatctttaaaaataaatacctttTGTTTGTTGTGGCGGGAAGCGGGGACTGGCTTGATTCTTTCGGCGAATGATTTAATGCGCGCTGTGAAACTCGTTATATCAGTTGTACAGGGTGTGCTGGAATCGAAAAATTCGCCGGGAAGTCTGAGCGGCTCACCGTACAGCAACTCGGCGGAAGAGGTTTGTAAGTCCTCTTTAAAAGCACTTCGAATGCCGAGCAGAACGAGGGGCAAAACCTCCGTCCAGTTGTGGTCGGCATGGCAGGTGATGGATGCTTTGAGCTGCCTATGGAATCGCTCGATTAGTCCGTTACACGCTGGGTGGTAGGCCGTTGTGCGTTTGTGTTGAAATCCGATGGTTTTGGCGAGATATTGGAACAGTGCACTGTGAAATTGGGATCCTCGATCTGAAACCACGGTCGTCATTACGCCAAATCTGGATATCCAACCGGAGATTAACGCTTTGGCCACCGTTTCTGCAGTGATATCCGGGATAGGCATCACTTCCGGCCACCGTGTGAAACGATCTATGGCCGTCAAGCAGTACCTATTTCCCTGTGAAATTGGAAGAGGACCGATGAGGTCGATGTGGACCTGCTGAAAACGTGCGCGAGGTAGGTCGAAAGTACCTAATGGTGCAGATACATGTCGACTGACTTTAGAACGCTGGCAGGCTAAACAAGTTCGACTCCACTCGCGACAGTCTTTTCTCACTCCGGGCCATACAAACCTTTCGGCTACCAGCTTTGCGGTCGCGGAGGGTCCGGGGTGGCTTAGCGAGTGTAAGCTAGTAAAAACTTGAATGCGAAATTCCTTTGTGACGAATGGCCTGGGTGTCGGTGTACTTACATCGCAGTACAAAGGTATACGACTTCCAGAAAAATCCATCTTTTTGAGACGAAGGGAAGAATCGTCCGAGAGAAGATAATGAGCCAACTCTGGATCATTATCTTGAGCCTTTGCCAGATCAGTGAGACAGATTGGAGCGTCCAGTTTTTCGACGCGAGATAAGGTGTCGGCTACGACATTGTCTTTGCCGGAAATATGCCTTATATCGGTCGTGAACTGGGAAATGTAGTCCAACTGTCGGAACTGTCTAGGCGAACAGTTTTGCTTCCTTTCGTGAAAGGCGAAAGTGATTGGTTTGTGGTCTGTGTAGACCGTAAAGTGTCTAGCTTCGACCATGTGCCGGAAGTACTTTATGCCCTCGTAGATCGCGAGAAGTTCGCGATCATACGGTGAGTACTTTTGTTGGCTGGGGCTGAGCTTTCGACTAAAAAATGCCAGAGGTTGCCACACGTTACCTTTCAGCTGCTGTAAAACGGCTCCCATAGCCACGTCCGATGCATCCGTGACCAATGCGAGCGTGGCTTGGTGATCCGGATGGGCAAGTAGGGCTGCCTTGGAGAGGCCTTCTTTAGTTGCCATGAATGCGGTTATAGCTTCGCCGGTGAGGTCGATGGGTGTGGATCCCTTGACAGCCCCCATGAGAAGAGCGTTAAGAGGCGCTTGTATCTGGGCGGCGTTGGGCATGAATCGCCTATAAAAGTTGGCCATGCCCAGGAAGCGTCGGAGTGCTTTAACGTCCTTGGGTGGGGGGAAGTCGCGTATTGCTTGTATCTTCGTATCCAGTGGTTTGGTTCCGTTCTCCGAAATTTTATAACCTAAGAAGGATACCTCGGGAGCTCCAAATACACACTTAGATACGTTGATTATCATCCCGTAGTCTCGAAGTCTAGCGAACACAATACGTAGATGATTTTCGTGTTCAGCCTCGTCTCtgctaaaaataagaaaatcatCTAAGTAACAGTAGACGAAGTCTAGACCGCGCATCATTTCGTCGACGAACCTTTGGAACGTTTGGCCGGCATTACGAAGGCCAAACGTCATGAAGGGGAATTCGAACATACCGAATGGCGTAGTGATGGCTGTCTTGGGTATGTCTTCCGGGCAGACAGGTATCTGGTTGTAGGCTTTCACGAGATCGATGGTACTGAAAATCCTGCAACCTGCAATATTATGTGCAAAATCGTGAATGTGACGTATTGGGTACCTGTCTGGTATGGTCCGGGCGTTAAGTTGTCGGTAGTCGCCGCAGGGACGCCATCCGTTGTCTTTTTTCGGCGCGAGGTGCAGTGGAGACGACCACGGACTTTCGGAAGGCCTCGCTGTACCGTTGGCTAGCATCGCCTCGAACTCCGCCTTTGCTACCTTCAGTTTGTCCGGGGCGAGACGTCTGGGGGGGCACGTGACGGGGGGACCAGGTGTCGTCCGTATGTGATGTTGAGTGTTGTGTGGTATAGTGCGATGTGTACCAGCTGGTCGAGTAATATCCGGATAATCACGGGATAATACAGTGTGATACCGTGATTCTCCGGTGAGCACCTTAACAGATAAAACATTACAATTTAAAGCTATGGATGCTGTACTGGTAACAGAAGTTAAATTATCTATTAATTTCTTATTCTTACAATCTAcaactatactataatatattaaaaagtcCACTCCTATGATTGGCTTTGTCACGTCCGCCACTACGAAACGCCACGGGTAGGTACGTCTAAGTCCAATGTCCAGATTGATATATGCGAACCCGTACGTGTCTATTGTTGAACCGTTAGCCGCGACGAGTGTGTAGCCGGTGGGTGCACGGCGCTCCTTGAGTTTGGACCGAGGGAAGACGCAGAGGTCACTTCCAGTGTCCACGAGAAACTGCATCTTCGTACTGCGGTCGGTAACAAAGAGGCGACCTGGGGAGGTTGGGCAATCGTCCGTCGCCATCAGCGACTGCCCATGGCGTTTTCCGCTTTTTTAAAATCGCACGGCTTCGAGCATCGCCGAGCCTCCGCTCCGAACCGGTGGTGGTAGTAGCATACCGGATATCTCTTGTAGCTGGAGTTGGAGCGGTCCCTCTGTCGCGGCGGTGTTCGGCGGCGCTCGTGTGATCTGGAACGGCTGGCGGAACAGCATGATCCCCGGGTATGGTCTGAAGTCGTAGGTCCACGAGTGTGCTCGTCGAGTCTGGTGGACAGGCGCTCGACCATTTTCTTGAGCTCGGCGATCTCGCTGGCGATGTTGCTCGTAGCGGTGTAACTCGTCGAAGCCGCCGCCACGTTGCACGGCGTGACGATGTCGTGCACATGGTCGGCTAAGTCGGCGAGCTGTTCTAGTGAGAGTGTCGGCTGCGAGGCGACTAACGTCTGTATGTTGCTAGGTAAACGTTGACTCCAAATGCTCTTAATAAAATCCGCCGGAACAGCCGGTCCTGCAAGGTCCTGAAGGTGTCTCAGGAATTGTGATGGCTTCCTGTCCCCCAGCTCCTCGTGGGTCAGCAGCTGCTTGACCTTTTTTTCATGGGACGCTGAGAGACGGCGTATTAAttccgtttttattttattgtaacggTGGCGCTCCGGAGGGTTAACGATTAGCTCTTTGACTGCCTTGGCATGTACGAGGTCCAAATTTGTAAGTACATGTGTGAATTTGGTCGCGTCGTCTCGTATGCCGTAGTTTTCGAATTGGCCCTCCAAAAGAGCGAACCAAATTTCTGGTTCCTCGGGCGAGAAAGGTGGAACTCTAACCTTAAATCGACGGTTCTCGATCGGTGCCGCGTCGTCCACTTTTGGCGGTGTGGGGCGTGCCTTCTTAGCTAACCGCGTGGTTACATTCGACTCGCCCTGCCGTTCGTCGCTGCTGCTGGAGCTCATCCTGTCGTATTCAGCATGGGTCACCAGTTTGGGGGGGTTATGGTGGTGTAGGAAGACCAAGATGTTCCCCCAATAATCAGAAGCCAGGCTCCAGCACTCAATCGGTTTAATTAGCACTATTAAAACTATTACAGACGTACttgctaatttaaaattacgtgCATGCGTTTTCGCGCGCTAGACAGACGTGGACACAGGGACGGTATTGGAAGCCACTAGGCAGGCCCTCGGCCGCAGCGCGCCGCGGCTCGGGGCCGCGGCGCGGTGCGGCGGGGGCAGGCGCAAGTCGCCTGACCGGTTCCCCGATCAGCTGGCACGCGTGTGTGCGTTGCGTCAATGGCTGATAATATGCACACAGATGCCGCGCGGCAAaactaatattaggtatctaaattatcttattaaatatgtacaattgatttttatttatatgtaatgtAGCCCACACAAcgcaaattaaaatatatcaaaggCACCGATAATGTGACTGACTCGATCCGCAAGAAAAGTGTACCAACAAAGAAGAAGGTATCGCTCCTTGAAATGTGGCAGGCGCCGCTTTTGGAGACCGACAGTAATTTTGATGTCCCATGGCCATTTAGGACAAACAAAAGTTAACCTTAACACAAGAAACTTATGACTGCGAATGCGATCACAATTCTGTGAACCCACTCTTTCTCGATTAAATCGAAAATTGTTGTTACTTTAACGATTCTTTTACTATGTACTCTATCGTAACAGTATTGGAGTTGCTTAAGCATTGTCCGTTTTGTGGCGAATGGCACGTTTTGTGTTCTTAAATAATATTGGCCTAAGTGTTTCTTTCAAAATCGACCGTATCCTGAAGCAGTAAGATTTCGTTTCCTTTCCTGTGGAAATCTGTTGCCACGTATTTCCATTTACCAAGACGTTGTGTGGCTCTCAGTATTTTGGTCGGATTAAGAAGCGTTTTTCGTTTGATGAATGTATCAGTTCGCTGGTTATTTCGCGGCAAGCTTTATAAAAGAGCCGTGACGTGTTGCGTGGAAAAGTACGTTTTTTGCGCTCATTGAGTTACAGTAGGTATTAAACATCATTaaccagaataaccgacatagctcaacgggttgcgaagctgaagtgtcaCTGGGCAGgatacatagtttgaaaaactgaTATAGGTACGTTGGTGTCGCGAACTTCTAGAATGGCGAACTCggaccggaaagcgcagcgttgaaagacgcCCTTTAGGTGGACAGCATGGATGGTGGACAGATAtcatcaagcgagtcgcagggaagtgtggaagtccctacaagagactcaTTTcgtgcagtggacgtctatcgattaataatggtgatgatgataaacaTCATTAGGTAGAGTAGTACGACTACTGAGTAACCTCTGCTAAAGTCGTACACAATCTAAGTTGCAATGGACAAACATCAAAGCATTTAGGTAATTCATTAACACTGACTGCGGGGCGTAGCTCATGTTTATTACACTAAATTCTGTATGAAACATGGCAGTTAAAATAAACTCCGACGCCAATTAGCATACGTGTACTGCTAGCTAAACTGTTGAATTGCGCTAGTAACAAGGTTCTATTAAAAAGTTCTGTTACCatagaagtaggtatataagtagaaggtattttaatttctaGGAAGGAAAAACTTTCAGTAAACAAGAACGTTAGGTGGTTCATTTTCTCACCGGGTTGTTTTACATAAATCAATGATTTCTTTGAAGACCAAATTACcttaggtcgagatggcaatcggggaggggacgccccgcgtcatgccccgaatgccatctcgacctgtcgcgtactatagaaagTTGAAGACGACGCAGTAGCATACCTTTCCTACGTAAGTTTTACTTAGAAAagggacaaacaaacacaacttTTGTTTGTGATGCCGCCGTATTTACACGTTGAGGATATCCCTGATaagtaaaaaccggtcaagtgcgagtcggattcatATTCGAAGGGTTTCATATAATCATACAAGATTacgttctttttaatttttatgatatttacatggtcattttaaattttttattatttttgttatagcggcaatagaaatacacactttgtgaaaatttcaactctatcgATTCATAccgttcatgagatacagtctgactgacagatagaaaaacggacagacggacagcggaagcagagtcccgttggcacccttcaagtatggaaccctaacGATGAACGTGCCTTGTGACACGTCGCATGGCCTTGTGAAAGAATCCCATAATATTGGTCATTAAATGAATTCCACatagataagtaataatatgtggtgacccaaatttcatgacaaGTGGAGCGGTTGGTTGGCCGGAGCGGAAATAGGCGGATGATCCCGAGGGAGCGCTGAGGGGAAATTTAGGGCCAACGGGGGACGAAGTCGAGCGCATTCGCTAGCTTCATTTCACTATTCGTTATAGATTAAACGACATTGATCAGGGTGAGAGGAATTAAATGATAATTGTAGGCACGCTCTATAGGTGCAATTTTGAGCAAGGTCAAATTTAAAAGTCGGCAAGTGCGAAATACATGTAGGTACGATTATTACGGGCGCTACAGTAATAATTTTTGGTGTCATAAACTATGCCATCAGGtgtctaaactaaaatgatgttGTTAtgcacttaattattattatcaaagtgGTACATGAAGATGTAAACTAACAGGTTCGCTGATCATGTTTGCTGAATACATCTAAATTCTAAAGAATGGATGAGACAAATTTAGAATATATGTAAACAAGCTTACCTAATATAGGCAGAGCGGTTACAAACTGCaaccgatccgagtccgtgaaaaacgttcctttttgttttgtatggtagcttatgacatattatgtcgtacaTAATCGCTGGTAtactcacggatgacggatagaactcggatgacggaagtgcagtgcgtaatcgccgcaAGGCAGAAAaagaggtaggtatacctagagaAAAAGCTGTTCAGCTCGTTAAAATTTTTCTATCTCTATCcccgcactaggtggacagacgacatcaaacgagtcacaggaagccgctggactcagcggcgcggcggcgcggtggCGCAAGTGCGTAGCGTGAGGAATCCCTATATAAGAGacagacctatgtctagcagtgatAGTGATGATAATGGTCAATACCTATAGAAAAAGCTGTTCTGGGTAGAAAGGACAATAACTATCATATAATCACAGAACAATGTTCAGCAGCGGGAAAATAAAAGGTATGTGTTCCTACAACATCCCGACCTTTTTCTAAAACCGTTGCAGAAAAGCTTTTGTTGAATGAATCTTTTTATTCAACGTCACCCTTCTGCGACGCAGGTGCAAGTGATATTAAAGCAAGATTTCGGAATTTCTCACGGGATTAACTTGAGACGTACCGGACCCttttttcaattaagtaatttttatttattgtaatgcAATAGCTCTACggtttcatttttcatttgtaaATTACTGCATGATTTTATTGTTACATTTTGCTCGGTTTCAGGAATTAAATCCAATCTGCCACTGAACCAATCTCATTTCCAATCCACTAACTAAATTAAATCAATGTTGCTTAACCAATGCTTCTAAAATGAAATCACTCTAAAATCACTATGCctacaagtataatatatttattcattttattttgtttgacaTTAATTTGTCTGTATTTTCTAGAAAACTCGTAACATTAAGCTGAAGAGAGTTTCTAATTGGTAATttggcaaattaaaaaatactgatAAACCATTGGCATAATTTACCATAATAGCGGTAATTAATTGATCCCTATGACAATAATATGGTCCATCTAGCAAATTCGGCCAAACCGATTTAACACGGAGTGCCGCAATTAATTATATTCAGTTGAGCGAAGTAATCCCATTTCCCGGGAACAACCTGGCCCAGCTCCCGGATTTCTGGCTTAAATTTGCACATGGACAGCTCATTATGGAATTACGAACAACAAAAACTGATGTTCATGAATTTATGCTATTTAGCAAAAAAATACACTTAGAATGCAAGAAAAATATTGGGCaaaatgattttaatatttatcttGTCATCTTATACATACAGTGACATACAGTGTTGTATCACATGTTTTT
This portion of the Maniola hyperantus chromosome 22, iAphHyp1.2, whole genome shotgun sequence genome encodes:
- the LOC117992702 gene encoding uncharacterized protein, whose amino-acid sequence is MSSSSSDERQGESNVTTRLAKKARPTPPKVDDAAPIENRRFKVRVPPFSPEEPEIWFALLEGQFENYGIRDDATKFTHVLTNLDLVHAKAVKELIVNPPERHRYNKIKTELIRRLSASHEKKVKQLLTHEELGDRKPSQFLRHLQDLAGPAVPADFIKSIWSQRLPSNIQTLVASQPTLSLEQLADLADHVHDIVTPCNVAAASTSYTATSNIASEIAELKKMVERLSTRLDEHTRGPTTSDHTRGSCCSASRSRSHERRRTPPRQRDRSNSSYKRYPVCYYHHRFGAEARRCSKPCDFKKAENAMGSR